The sequence AACAACGACCACACGCCGCTGATCCCGCTGGTGTACCAGACGGTCAACGTGACCGTGGAGGGCGCTGCTCCCAACCTCACGCCCACCGAGACGCCGAATGTCACGCCGACAGAGACCCCGACGCCCACGCCTACCGAGACGCCGGCTCCCGGGGGCGTAACCGTCGACCTGGTGGCGCAGAACATTGCCTTCAACATGGACACGATCACGGTGCCGGCCGGCTCCGTGGTGACGGTGAACTTCCAGAACCAGGACAGCGGCATTCCCCATAATCTGGCCGTCTACGAGA is a genomic window of Methanomicrobiales archaeon containing:
- a CDS encoding cupredoxin domain-containing protein; the protein is MEGAAPNLTPTETPNVTPTETPTPTPTETPAPGGVTVDLVAQNIAFNMDTITVPAGSVVTVNFQNQDSGIPHNLAVYETPAATTPIFVGQIITGVNSITYTFTAPEEPGTYFFRCDVHPVQMTGSFVVE